The DNA region AATGGTGAGTACACCTACAAGGTTCTGGTTCTTGGAAAGGAACAGAAGAGGCTTCCTGAAAAGCCGGAGATCCTGGAAAGCGTCCTTTCCCAGATCACTGGAAAGGAAGTTAGGATAGTGTTTGTCTGATTTTGCCTTTTTCCATCGAATACCTTTAAAAGCCTGCTCTAACTTCTTCTGGGGATGACCATGTATAGAACCCACTATTCAAACGAGATTACGGAGGAGCTCAACGGCCAGCGCGTTAGAGTGGCGGGCTGGGTGTGGGAGATCAAGGATCTGGGCGGAATAAAGTTCCTCTGGATAAGGGACAGGGAGGGCATAGTCCAGATAACGGCCACAAAGAAGAAGGTCAATCCGGAGCTCTTTGAGCTCATCCCGAAGCTCAACAGTGAAGACGTTGTTGCCGTTGAGGGCATCGTCAACTTCACGCCAAAGGCGAACCTCGGCTTTGAAATCCTGCCGGAGAAGCTTGAAATCCTCAACAGGGCGGAAAGTCCGCTTCCCCTCGACCCCACCGGGAAGGTTAAGGCGGAACTCGACACTCGCCTGGACAACCGCTTCATGGATCTAAGAAGGCCCGAGGTAATGGCGATATTCAGGATACGCTCGAGCGTTTTCAGGGCCGTGAGGGAATTCTTCAACGGCGAGGGCTTCATAGAGATCCACACGCCGAAGATAATCGCGACGGCGACCGAGGGCGGAACCGAGCTCTTCCCCATGAAGTACTTCGAGAAGGACGCCTTCCTGGCCCAGAGTCCCCAGCTCTACAAGCAGATAATGATGGCTTCCGGCTTGGACAGGGTCTACGAGATAGCGCCGATTTTTAGGGCTGAAGAGCACAACACGACAAGGCACCTGAACGAGGCCTGGAGCATCGACGCGGAGATGGCCTTCATAGAAAGCGAGGAAGAGGTAATGAACCTCCTCGAGAGGCTGGTGGCTTACGCCATCAACTACGTCCGCGAGCACAACGAGAAGGAGCTTAAACTCCTGAACTTCGAGCTCGAGGAGCCCAAACTGCCCTTTCCGCGCGTTACCTACAGCAAGGCCCTTGAAATCCTCTCCGACCTCGGCAAGGAAATCCCGTGGGGAGAGGACATAGACACCGAGGGCGAGAAGCTCCTCGGGAAGTACATGATGGAGAACGAGGGGGCACCGCTCTACTTCCTCTACCAGTACCCGAGCAAGGCCAAGCCGTTCTACATAATGAGATACGATGACAGGCCTGAAATCTGCCGCGCCTTTGACCTCGAGTACAGGGGAGTTGAGATAACCTCCGGCGGCCAGAGGGAGCACAGGCACGACGTTTTAGTGGAGCAGATTAAAGAGAAGGGGCTGAACCCGGAGAGCTTCGAGTTTTACCTCAGGGCCTTCCGGTACGGCATGCCGCCCCACGGAGGCTTCGGCCTCGGGGCAGAGAGGTTGGTAAAGCAGATGCTCAACCTCGACAACATCCGTGAGGTCATCCTCTTCCCGAGGGACAGGAAAAGGCTGACACCATGACCAAAACCTCTTTATACCATTTTTACCCACCGGTTTCTTGAAACAGTACCCGGAGGTGGAAGAAGATGAAAAAGCCTTTAACGGCTTTGACCGTGTTTCTAATAGTTCTCTCCCTATACGGAACCGCTGGATATGCTCAGGGGGCCGAAGAGACAGGTTCTCTAAAGCTCATATATTCCGGCTACGTCCTTAAAGGGCAGGTTCTTAAAGTTGGGACAACAGCGGAGGTTATAACTCTCACTGTGAAGGACGTTACCTCTGCTTCACTGGTTCTCAGGGTTGTCTCGATCAACGTGTCAACTGATCTGACCCTTTCCCCTGGAGAGTTTAGGGATATTCCTCAGATCCATCTCGCTGTCTCACTCAAGTCGCTTAGGGCAGATGACAAAGTTGCCTACATAGATGTCTATTCCCAGAACGGCGTGCTTATTACTCCCCCAAGGAACCCGCCAAAGGTGAAGGTTTACCTGAACACAACGGTTGCTGAAGCAGTTGTGGGGCAGGTGATACCTGTAAACGTGAAAGTGGAAAACCTTGGCCCCGGTGAGATAAGGAACGTGACCATCGAAATACCCTCAATACAGGGATTGAAGTTAACCGGGACTTCCGGGAGCGGAATTATTGAAACGTTGTCCGGTTACAGTTCGGCTTCCCCCGTGGTGTTCCTCCTGACCCCCACGAGGCCCGGCGAGTTTAACGTTTCGGTAAGGGTTACCTACTACAATGAGTCCCTATCCAGGGTTACGACGGTGAGCGAGCCCCTTACGATAAAGGCCTACACTTCTCCAGAACTCACTGTCGGCATCGGAGGGACAAACTCGACTCAGGTAAAGGTTCCTCAGAAGTACGTGGTGTCCAAAAATGGTTCTTCTGCTTACGTCTTCATAACCGTTTCCGCCAGCCAGGGAAATCCGAACTTTGAATTCGCAAAGGACGTCAGCGTCGAGCTGAAGTACCCCGATGAAGTAACTGGCATAGAGAAAGTTTACTTTGGCACCATAAAAGCCGGTCAGTCAGTGGACAAGGCCATCGAGATAAAAATCAACGGCGAGGGAATATATCCAATTGCGGCCGTTCTCAAGTACAAGGACCCCCTGGGGAACAGCCATGATTTGGAGCTCGGCACGGCCTTGATAGTTGATTCGACACCACCGAGGGTAGTCGTCAAGAAGGTTCCCGTGATTCCAACCGAGGAGCAGGTCCCCCAGGTGCTTGAGAACACTCTTGAGAATTCCAAGGACCCAAAAAAGGTTGCCGAAAGCGTTTATGCTGTTATATCCCCCTATCTGGAGACCGAGAAGACCGTTAAATACCTGAAGGTTTCGGTGGCAATACTCCTTTTACTCACCCTGATTCTCGCGTACCTTGCCGTGGGCTACTACCGGGAGGTCAGAACCTTCAGAAGGGTTCTCTTCAGGAAGAGGAAG from Thermococcus zilligii AN1 includes:
- a CDS encoding COG1361 family protein: MKKPLTALTVFLIVLSLYGTAGYAQGAEETGSLKLIYSGYVLKGQVLKVGTTAEVITLTVKDVTSASLVLRVVSINVSTDLTLSPGEFRDIPQIHLAVSLKSLRADDKVAYIDVYSQNGVLITPPRNPPKVKVYLNTTVAEAVVGQVIPVNVKVENLGPGEIRNVTIEIPSIQGLKLTGTSGSGIIETLSGYSSASPVVFLLTPTRPGEFNVSVRVTYYNESLSRVTTVSEPLTIKAYTSPELTVGIGGTNSTQVKVPQKYVVSKNGSSAYVFITVSASQGNPNFEFAKDVSVELKYPDEVTGIEKVYFGTIKAGQSVDKAIEIKINGEGIYPIAAVLKYKDPLGNSHDLELGTALIVDSTPPRVVVKKVPVIPTEEQVPQVLENTLENSKDPKKVAESVYAVISPYLETEKTVKYLKVSVAILLLLTLILAYLAVGYYREVRTFRRVLFRKRKYKTGGLPKKWSRDELESLLGELRLEKVKENLPSGEGSEL
- the aspS gene encoding aspartate--tRNA(Asn) ligase, which codes for MYRTHYSNEITEELNGQRVRVAGWVWEIKDLGGIKFLWIRDREGIVQITATKKKVNPELFELIPKLNSEDVVAVEGIVNFTPKANLGFEILPEKLEILNRAESPLPLDPTGKVKAELDTRLDNRFMDLRRPEVMAIFRIRSSVFRAVREFFNGEGFIEIHTPKIIATATEGGTELFPMKYFEKDAFLAQSPQLYKQIMMASGLDRVYEIAPIFRAEEHNTTRHLNEAWSIDAEMAFIESEEEVMNLLERLVAYAINYVREHNEKELKLLNFELEEPKLPFPRVTYSKALEILSDLGKEIPWGEDIDTEGEKLLGKYMMENEGAPLYFLYQYPSKAKPFYIMRYDDRPEICRAFDLEYRGVEITSGGQREHRHDVLVEQIKEKGLNPESFEFYLRAFRYGMPPHGGFGLGAERLVKQMLNLDNIREVILFPRDRKRLTP